From a single Saimiri boliviensis isolate mSaiBol1 chromosome 7, mSaiBol1.pri, whole genome shotgun sequence genomic region:
- the APOLD1 gene encoding apolipoprotein L domain-containing protein 1 isoform X1 — MKGMERPAAREPQGPDALRRFQGLLLDRRDLLHGQVLRLREVVRRLERLRRRSLAANVAGSSLSAAGALTAIVGLSLSPVTLGASLVASAVGLGVATAGGAVTITSDLSLIFCNSRELRRVQEIAASCQDQMREILSCLEFFCRWQGCGDRQLLQCGRNASIALYNSVYFIVFFGSRGFLIPRRAEGNTKISQAVLKAKIQKLAESLESCTGALDELSEQLESRVQLSTKFSCGHDLKISADQRAELLF, encoded by the coding sequence GGCATGGAGAGGCCGGCGGCCCGGGAGCCGCAGGGGCCCGACGCGCTGCGGCGCTTCCAGGGCTTGCTGCTGGACCGCCGCGACCTGCTGCACGGCCAGGTGCTGCGCCTGCGCGAGGTGGTGCGCCGCCTGGAGCGCCTGCGCAGACGCTCCCTGGCGGCCAACGTGGCTGGCAGCTCGCTGAGCGCCGCGGGCGCCCTGACCGCCATCGTGGGACTCTCGCTCAGCCCTGTCACGCTGGGAGCTTCGCTGGTGGCGTCGGCcgtggggctgggggtggccaCAGCCGGAGGGGCTGTCACCATCACGTCCGACCTCTCGCTGATTTTCTGCAACTCCCGGGAGCTGCGGAGGGTGCAGGAGATCGCGGCCAGCTGCCAGGACCAGATGCGCGAGATCCTGAGCTGCCTTGAGTTCTTCTGCCGCTGGCAGGGCTGCGGGGACCGCCAGCTGCTGCAGTGCGGGAGGAACGCCTCCATCGCCCTATACAATTCTGTCTACTTCATCGTCTTCTTTGGCTCACGTGGCTTCCTTATCCCCAGGCGGGCGGAAGGGAACACCAAGATTAGCCAGGCCGTGCTGAAGGCCAAGATTCAAAAACTGGCCGAGAGCCTGGAGTCCTGCACTGGGGCTCTGGACGAACTCAGCGAGCAGCTGGAGTCCCGCGTCCAGCTCTCCACCAAGTTCAGCTGTGGCCACGACCTCAAGATCTCTGCTGACCAACGTGCAGAGCTGTTGTTCTGA
- the APOLD1 gene encoding apolipoprotein L domain-containing protein 1 isoform X2, which translates to MGMERPAAREPQGPDALRRFQGLLLDRRDLLHGQVLRLREVVRRLERLRRRSLAANVAGSSLSAAGALTAIVGLSLSPVTLGASLVASAVGLGVATAGGAVTITSDLSLIFCNSRELRRVQEIAASCQDQMREILSCLEFFCRWQGCGDRQLLQCGRNASIALYNSVYFIVFFGSRGFLIPRRAEGNTKISQAVLKAKIQKLAESLESCTGALDELSEQLESRVQLSTKFSCGHDLKISADQRAELLF; encoded by the exons ATG GGCATGGAGAGGCCGGCGGCCCGGGAGCCGCAGGGGCCCGACGCGCTGCGGCGCTTCCAGGGCTTGCTGCTGGACCGCCGCGACCTGCTGCACGGCCAGGTGCTGCGCCTGCGCGAGGTGGTGCGCCGCCTGGAGCGCCTGCGCAGACGCTCCCTGGCGGCCAACGTGGCTGGCAGCTCGCTGAGCGCCGCGGGCGCCCTGACCGCCATCGTGGGACTCTCGCTCAGCCCTGTCACGCTGGGAGCTTCGCTGGTGGCGTCGGCcgtggggctgggggtggccaCAGCCGGAGGGGCTGTCACCATCACGTCCGACCTCTCGCTGATTTTCTGCAACTCCCGGGAGCTGCGGAGGGTGCAGGAGATCGCGGCCAGCTGCCAGGACCAGATGCGCGAGATCCTGAGCTGCCTTGAGTTCTTCTGCCGCTGGCAGGGCTGCGGGGACCGCCAGCTGCTGCAGTGCGGGAGGAACGCCTCCATCGCCCTATACAATTCTGTCTACTTCATCGTCTTCTTTGGCTCACGTGGCTTCCTTATCCCCAGGCGGGCGGAAGGGAACACCAAGATTAGCCAGGCCGTGCTGAAGGCCAAGATTCAAAAACTGGCCGAGAGCCTGGAGTCCTGCACTGGGGCTCTGGACGAACTCAGCGAGCAGCTGGAGTCCCGCGTCCAGCTCTCCACCAAGTTCAGCTGTGGCCACGACCTCAAGATCTCTGCTGACCAACGTGCAGAGCTGTTGTTCTGA